A single genomic interval of Chitinophaga sp. 180180018-3 harbors:
- a CDS encoding sigma-70 family RNA polymerase sigma factor, translating to MYERIYIDKALFQRISEGDEAAFGILFRSSLMLLEPFVRKMVRTPDDTKEVIQATFLRVWLSRDKLTDVEQPQAWLYKVAANECYTWLRKEATEYRLREAVAAEPESDTAVKQLSLKELHAIIEEAVMLLSPQRRRIYQMSRNQGMKIPEIATALDLSPNSVKNALVFSLKAIREHLRRYGHTIPLVFLIYISR from the coding sequence ATGTACGAGCGCATCTATATCGACAAAGCATTATTTCAACGCATATCAGAAGGCGATGAAGCAGCATTTGGTATCCTGTTTCGTTCTTCGCTGATGTTACTGGAACCATTTGTCAGGAAGATGGTAAGAACGCCGGATGATACCAAAGAGGTGATACAGGCCACTTTCCTGAGGGTTTGGCTGAGCCGGGATAAACTAACGGACGTAGAACAGCCACAGGCATGGCTATACAAGGTGGCCGCCAATGAATGCTATACCTGGCTGCGGAAGGAGGCTACGGAATATCGCCTCAGGGAGGCCGTTGCTGCAGAACCGGAATCCGATACGGCAGTGAAGCAACTGAGCCTGAAGGAACTGCATGCTATTATAGAAGAAGCTGTAATGTTATTATCCCCACAACGCCGCCGCATATATCAAATGAGCCGTAATCAGGGTATGAAAATTCCGGAAATAGCTACTGCACTGGATCTTTCTCCCAACTCAGTGAAAAATGCGCTGGTCTTTTCCCTCAAAGCCATCCGCGAACACCTGCGCCGCTACGGGCATACCATTCCGCTCGTTTTTCTTATTTATATCAGCAGATAA
- a CDS encoding FecR family protein, with amino-acid sequence MQEQRITYLLQQRLAGADTTAEKAELYRLLENDDNREPFMAALTELLWQAPVGDAGSVDMAEYTNLLKSITTTDIVLPFTGAVASGGYRNWWWKAAAAAVVLVLVTAGIFFFRRGDAPLQPGPELAQRYKNDVAPGGNKAVLTLADGSHIVLTDAKNDTLGRQGNTSIIKLHDGQVLYKGGKAPATIAYNTLTTPRGGQYQLTLPDGTRVWLNAASSLRFPVAFTGNNRLVELTGEGYFEVASQPGKPFLVKSNGAEVAVLGTHFNIMAYTNEHAIEVTLLEGAVNVSRSGAVKKLLPGQQASIRQDNSITVANTTAQEAVAWKNGFFIFEHADITAVMRQVERWYDVEVVYEGDPPKMLFGGGMQRSLPLSGILKLLEKNHVLFKVDGRKITVLRG; translated from the coding sequence ATGCAGGAACAAAGGATAACGTATTTATTGCAGCAGCGTTTGGCCGGCGCCGACACCACTGCCGAAAAGGCGGAACTTTACCGGTTGCTGGAAAACGATGATAACAGGGAGCCATTTATGGCAGCACTGACGGAGCTGTTATGGCAGGCGCCCGTGGGAGATGCGGGATCCGTTGATATGGCGGAATATACAAATCTGCTGAAAAGTATTACTACCACTGATATAGTGTTACCATTTACAGGTGCTGTTGCATCGGGAGGCTACCGTAATTGGTGGTGGAAGGCCGCTGCTGCTGCCGTAGTACTGGTGCTGGTAACTGCAGGCATCTTCTTCTTCCGCCGGGGGGACGCCCCACTGCAGCCCGGGCCGGAACTGGCGCAACGTTATAAAAACGATGTGGCGCCCGGTGGTAATAAAGCAGTGCTTACGCTGGCTGATGGCTCGCATATTGTTCTCACCGATGCAAAAAATGATACCCTGGGCCGGCAGGGCAATACCAGTATCATTAAACTGCACGACGGCCAGGTGCTCTATAAAGGAGGCAAAGCTCCTGCAACAATTGCCTATAACACACTCACCACCCCCAGGGGAGGCCAGTATCAGCTTACATTGCCTGATGGTACACGGGTATGGCTAAACGCGGCCAGCTCCCTGCGCTTTCCCGTTGCTTTCACCGGGAATAACCGCCTCGTGGAGCTCACCGGGGAAGGCTATTTTGAAGTAGCATCTCAGCCGGGCAAGCCCTTCCTGGTGAAAAGCAATGGCGCGGAAGTGGCTGTGCTGGGCACTCATTTCAATATCATGGCCTATACCAACGAACACGCTATCGAAGTAACCTTGCTGGAAGGAGCCGTGAATGTAAGCCGCAGCGGTGCTGTGAAAAAACTGCTGCCAGGCCAGCAGGCCAGCATCCGGCAGGATAACAGCATCACCGTTGCCAACACCACCGCTCAGGAAGCGGTGGCTTGGAAAAATGGCTTCTTCATCTTTGAACATGCTGATATCACTGCTGTCATGCGGCAGGTGGAACGCTGGTACGATGTGGAAGTAGTGTATGAAGGCGATCCGCCGAAAATGCTGTTTGGCGGCGGTATGCAGCGTAGCCTGCCCCTATCCGGGATATTAAAGCTGCTGGAAAAGAATCACGTATTATTTAAAGTGGACGGAAGAAAAATAACGGTATTAAGAGGATGA